Within Vicia villosa cultivar HV-30 ecotype Madison, WI linkage group LG1, Vvil1.0, whole genome shotgun sequence, the genomic segment TGGACCTGAACTTCCGATGCGGTATGGAGTAGTTGACATGCAAGGTTATCACTTTAACCTCAATTCAGTAAGAGAATGAAAAGTGGTGTGTGAGTGAGGATGAATTTGAATACCTGATAAATGGCTAACAACAGAAAGCGTGGATTGAGACGTAAATCATGGTCAGTCGTCATAGTAATCTGGCAGTCAACAAAGCTCTAGTGGATCGAATTTCCTGCTTCTAGGTAAGAAAATATTTACCTGTTATGCATAGTCTATTGTTTCTGATGTATCATTGGGCCTTTTGTCTTGGGCCTTGTGGACGTTCTATAACAATCTCCCCCGAGTCATTATCTCTGCTTTGTAGCGTGAGGGTTTACAATACTTGCCTTAACCCGATCGCTTGGTCTGAGAGACTAAAAGTCTTTGATGGAACAGCATTATCATTAGGAACAGGTGTATTTAATTATAATAGGTAACATTTTTGTTGGTAATGAATGATGCGTATCTATGGCTAGCTGGAGATGATGTTCCCTATTTTCAAGAGTGCTCAAGTACTTTGAATAGTTTTTAATGAAATCCTAACCATCGGTAGTGCGTGGTGAATCCTACAATCTTTAATGGAAGAGACACATATAAGAGGTTCCTGAAGCATaattttccctctttttctacCATAAGCGACCCGCAAAAGAATTCTTTTCAACCTCTTTTGTCATTCTTTCTTGCGAGCTTCCTTGTTTTAGCTTTTGTTCCAACTCAACAAGATATTCACTCGTTGGCACTTGGCATTCATGATCGATTGATCCATCTTCTTAAGATAAATTCAATGTCTTCTTCTTTTTATAGGGTTTCTTGGGTAGTGAGCTTTGATACCTATGTTTCTCTTTTGAGAGATTTCTTCTGTTGTTGACACTTTCTGGCATGAGTCTCTGTTTAAAATTGTTCACTTATTCTATCTTATGTTGTTTCAGTTTCTTCTTCGTAGGGCTTCTTGTTATGGAGATGTCATCAATTATGACTAGGAAGAGGAAGAAATATATCTTAGACAACTGGGTAGACTAGGAAACATTAGAAATTGTCTTCTATTTCACCTGCGATGGTGGTTTAGATATGCCTCAATCGACGTAGGTTTTTTCCGACTAGGAAATGTTTCAATCATATGGAGATAAGAGGATATGTAGCAAATATGATTAGTGTATCATTCCCTTTCATGAGTGTTTATAATCTCTCATTGGCTTTTGTCTTCCATTTAATGACTTTGAGATCAATATTATGAACCAGTTGATGATCACCGTCTTCACAACTACATCTAGTGAGTTGGGCGTTTGTCAAGGTTTTTCAAAATTAGTATGAATATAAATGGGATAAACCGATCGTGACTCTGTTCTTCCATCTCTTCAAGACTAAAAGAAATACGATGAATGATGAGCGTGGTTTGGGTCTAATTTCATCAAGGAAGACtcgaaattttttgaaatttattttgataTAATGAAGCATTTAAAGGATCACTTCTTTTTGGTTACCCCCTTAATGAAGAGTCTCATATGAAGACTTGTACACTAGAACCTACACCTTCACCTCTGTGTAAGGATTTATTCCGCAAGTTCTCAAGTCAGAGTCATTTCTCGACGAGGATCGGATCTTACATTTACAAGGAGGAAGACATATCCCAAGAAAAGTTATACTTGAAGAGGAAACTAGTGACCTTCTACAAGGATTTTAGGTATGTTGGCAGTATCGTTCCACCTGATGCGACGTCGAGGAAATGGTTGAAAAGATTCATTGAGACTCTAGGTTGTTGGATGCTATAATCGAGAAGCAAAAGAAGGCCACCTTTGGTATGTGACATggaaatatgaattttttttaatgtttgctTGAATAATTCCTTTTTTGACTTATCATTGATTGGTTATACATATGCGATGAAAAGCGAAGAAGAAATGAGGTATATGAAAAGAGTTCTCCAAAGTTGCCTCTCTTATAGCTAGTATTCCAAATACTTTATCTAATAGAAGAGCTTCTAGTTTCGATACACCGCCAGGCTGCACGTTCAGATTACTTCTCCCTCAGTATAAGTGGAAGTCCGGGTTTCACCTGGTTGGACCATGATAGATGATGTTTTACCTCCGCCGCACCTAGAGGGTGAGGGAGGTCTTGCTTCCAGCCTTAATCTTGAAGAACTTTCGGTTGAAATGCCTTTTATCAAACCTCCCCAACTTAGATCTGTTGAGGAGCATGTCTTAAGTGTTTCTAGcttaattttcttatttaaaaagaatttaatatattttatgaaaaaaatttaatactTATTTTTTAGCTAAGTTTTTATATGAACAATTtgattgtttttaatttataaagttaTAAATCACATAAGTTGAAGAAATATCTCAATgcgattataataaatattttattataattgcaTTAAGATATTAAACTAttacattttaatatttatttgagaaAATTTTAATACTTATTTTTTTAGCTAAAGTTTTACATGaataatttgtttgtttttaatttataaagttaTAAATAACGTAAGTTGAAGAAATATGTCACtgcaattataataaaattttgagtTTATAACATCAAAATATtacatattaaattattaaattttaatttttaaaattaaatattattttaaatatttatttataaatattatatacaaatagAATAGAAAAAAGTGTAAAATTTTTAACACTTTTCTTCTAGCTAAGGCTTTTAAGAacaatttgtttattttatatttttatttttagttaattttatttgcttcttattttttttttttgaaaaagttgtaATACTGCGAAGAAaggaaaaaataatgatttttatcattacaatttttaattttttttattattataatgatttattaaaatttttaatagaaTAAATTTCAATAAATAGTTTAACTGATAAATTTgatatttaaatgtttttattaataCAATTAATGAGTTAAtggttatagtttttttttttttttaagaaaatgagtGTCAAAGTTAAActaaacaataatataatataaaatatttatatttaaattaattcatGAAATATCTCaagtaattataattaatatgggaaaaatataatttatagatttttgtttttattttcttttgattgtcATAAATATTGTAACCaataattttcatatttaaaatttttttatttatacaaTTAATGAGTTTATAGCTATAGTTTATTTTAGAAAACGAGTGATCATAGTTAAactgaaaaataatataaaatatttaattttaaataaattaaggaAATATATCAAGTAATTATAgccaatatttaattaattataaataaaaaatcaccTTTTATTTTGAGAACAAAAATATCACTTTTTAGTAAATAGTCAATACTTATAGAATATATTTTTGTTCCGTATAAAAATTTAGGATTATGAAATTTCTTAATATCTTTTTTTTAACTAAGGGTTTTACATGAAAAATTAGTTTGTTTCTAATTTATTGAATTATAAATAATGTAAGTTGAAGAAATATTtgcaattataataaatattatagttatatgtaatatatattttttgaatcaATAAAAATTAGATTAATTCAAAAACACATAATACAAAGGTGATCACTAAGGATCCAACCTAATAAGGCTCTTACATCATGAGTTTGGCTATGTAATCTCTATACTTCCTATTATACCATCCCCTATGGATAATGGTGTCTTTAATGTTATTTATAACTATATCTCTATCATATGTATGACCAAAGCAAGTATCATTTCTATACTTCCAGCAGAAGTAGGTAGTCTCAACAATTGCCAGTTTCATAATACCACATttccttcctttttctttgtagtATTTTGTTATCCAACTCATCTTAATCGGCCACTATCGGGGGTGTCTGTCCACATGAATCCACTGCAACACTTTAGTCCATATGTACTTCATGGGCTCACAACCAAAGAGAAGGTGGTCTAAGGTTTCTTCTTCCTGGAAGAAACAACATTTGGAGTCTATCACCACCCCAAATTTCTTCAGCCTAGTCTTTGTAGCTAGTCTTTTATGACAAGCAAGCCATAGATAAAAAACAGCTCGAGGCCTGGCTATGTTACCCTCAAGAATACTGCGCAAATCCACATTAGTAGCCTGACTCATCAGTCCTTTGTAGAATTCCCCCATTCTGAACTTGTTGCCATTTATGCTCTTGTCCCAACAACTCTGCACCTCAGGGATAACATGCCTAGCATTTAGGATTCCTTTGCTTATCCATGAAGAATTGTTGTTTGCAACCATACTCATGGGGTCCTTACCTTTTAAGAAATACATACTCATCCATTTCACCCAGAGGCAGACGGTTTTCTTTCTCAGATCCCACAATAGTTTCATCATGGTTATTGTGTTCCAACTGTCCAGGTCCAGAATATTCAGTCCACCCTTGACTCGGGGCTTACACATAGTCTTCCAAGAAACGGAACTTTTCCTGCTAGGAGAAGTGCCACCAGTCCATATAAATGTTTTACAAGCACTCTGGATTTTCTGAAGTACACTTTTTGGTATGGGAAAATATTGCAGCCAATAGTTAGCTATTGCAAATCCCACAGCTTTCACCAATTGCATCCTGCATGCATGACTCAGAAGTCTTGAGCTCCAGTGTTGCAGCCTGTTTAGAATTTTATCAATGAGGGGAAGGTAATGAGCCACTGATAGCTTCTTACAGGTTAAGGGCACTCCAAGATACCTGAAGGGTAGCTTCCCTTCCTTAAAACCAGTCACATTGAGGATCTGTTGCTTAGTAATCTCATTAATAGCTCCCATATAGACTTGGAATTTCGAGGGGTTTACAACAAGACCTGTGGAATCAGAGAGTACACCTGCAGAGTTTGATACATCAGTTTAACAGATCCTATATCTCCTCTAGCAAAAAGAAGGATATCATCAGCAAAGGTTAGATGGGTGAGTTCTAACTTCTCACATTTAGAATGATGGTTATAGTTTGGGTTCAATTGCATCTGGTGAAGCAGCATGCTCATGTATTCCATAACAATAACAAAAAGATAAGGTGATATGGGATCACCCTGTCTTATGCCCCTTTCAGCTTTCATCAACTTGGAGTGGCCACCATTAATATTGTATCTGTAAGTGACAGTGGTAATTAACACCATTCATAATCTACTTCACAAATTGGGTGGGGATTCCTATCTCATGGAGAATGGTATCTAAAGCTTTCCAATTAAGCATATCATTAACTTTCTGCAAATCCAGCTGAATCATGCATCTAGGACTACCATGTTTCCTAGTGTAGCCTCTAATGAGTTCATAAGCTAATAGGATATGTTTGTGTATTTGCTGCCCTGGAATGAAAGCAGCTTGATTGTGCCCAATGAATGATGGACCCTATGACCTTGGCAAGTCTAGAAGTTAACACCTTGGAGTAGAGCTTATAAACTATTGAGCAGCAGGCTATAGGTTTATATTCTTTAAGGTATTTAGCTTCAGAGTTCTACTCCAAGGTTGTTATATGTAATATATTATTCGTAagtaaaatgtatttttttttaaataatgaatTATTTTGTTTAGATGTGAAGATTTTTAAATTAGGAGATTTTTGTGAGGATGACACATTAAATGAGATTAGGGTTTTGTCTAACACTACTAGAAAATGCCTTTTTAGCCACCTATTTTAGAGTAGGCCACCGACACTTACTCTAATAGCGTCGGCTGTTCCCACACTAACTAACTCTATTTtcgtatatattttttaactaatGATTTTTTTAGATAGCGTAGGTCTAACCGACTCTAAGtagcaaaatatttttaaatagtatttaatttaaattgtagTGTGTTCAATTAAATTACTTTGTGTCGGTCCTACCGACTctagtattaaaaaaaaagtttttaaaaattaaattgttgaCTTTTATTTCTTGACTTTAGAGTCGGCTTGTGCAAcactaaattaaatttttatgtttttaaaaacGCAACGTCAGTGGTTTAAGTGTCCATTTTATCTCGGTTTCGCGGACGCTACGTAGCTTCGGCTTCTCTTTTGCCGACACTACTATTTAGCTTCCAATGTTTTATCCAAGGCCCGACGACGCTAAACCGACGTTAATTAATGTTTTTCTAGTGGTGTAAGGTTGTCATTATAacaaccttagatttatattaagtaaatattttagtagtaataaaaagtttaaaatattttagaaatcTATTGATATATATTTTAGTAGTTAGATATTTAAATATGTTATAAATAACTTATTATACCTTAAAACAAACTATTTTGATGGATGAATAAAGTAACTCAACTCATATTTACTAGTTGTGTCAAATGTGTAAAGTTGTTGGTCTAGAATTCAATACATATCAGTATCGGGATGAGATATCAAATAGTTTTAagattatatgattttttttatatttaatttaatcaatagtAATTATCAATTTAACATTATGATTGATTTAATTCACTTTAGACACTAAGATATTAAAATATGTAAGTTTGATAAGTGAGAGTGACACCATATTGAATCAAGAGTAACAACATAATTGAGAGACATATCATATACATAAAAAACTCTAAGGTTTACTAGTTCCTTTACTTATAAAGGATTTAATCTCCACTTTTTTAAGCAATGTGAAACTTCTAACTTCTATTTGTATTACAATAATCTTCCATTAAATGTGATTCTACCCATTTATATGTTTTCTCTCTAGTGGAAGTTCTTTCATTCATATATTTTTGTATCATCGTTGACATTTTGATCacatcaaagagatacttcaacaAGACACATTGTCTGACCACTACCTTATCAGATGGACTTACGATACAAGCAGTCAACCTCTTGACCGCTTGTTAGAAAAAGAATTAAATATCATGCATGCAAAAAAAATCccacaaaaaaataattttattttaacaaaaatacaattcacaaaaatattacaattttaatAAAGAGGAAATTGCAAATCATCTCGACTATAATTTTTATACTGAAACTGCAAGTTCTCTTATGAATGACAACAACTCAAACTCCATTACACCCACAAGGCAAGAGTTGTTGGGGGTGAAGAAATCTAAAACTAACTCTCTATTAGGGGTGACAAAAGAGGTCCGACTCGTTGGACATGACTGTTTTAAACGCATTTTTTCAGAGTCTAAAGTTCTAGGTCCGCACCCTCTAATAAGTCTGTCAACTCTATTTTTTTGTGGAGCGAACCAAAGTTCTAAGCTCGCACCATCTAAAATATCTTTCCTGTCCTTTTTTTGTTGGGTTTTTGCGGACGCggatattaatataaaatttgcATTTTAAACTTTTAAAAGATACAATATTCGCAGACCCACTCCACCCTCATTATTTTACAGACGGGTTAAAATTTTGTGCATGTACCCTCAACTATACTCCTCCAACTCCGTGTTTATACAAGAGCTTGTAGGACGAGACTAAACTGATAAGAGATACCCGTTTACCATTCATTCTCTCTATATTTCTACTAACCCTCTCCTTATTTTTCCTTCTCTTTATGTTATGTGaaacttataaaaaaattcactttCAACTAACAATACATGCTATAATATAATATGAGTTtggtttgtaaaaaaaaaaaaaatgataactttTTTTTAGTTAAACAATGTTTGCTGATTTACtggatttttttatattttaagaaacaaGAAAAGAGATCAAAGAATAGGTCAAAACGAGATAATATTTCAAACGTTAAATTTCAACGCTAGATTGTATAAGTTTGGGAAGTGAGAAATGAAAGTAGAAATTTCCATTTGTCAAAAAAGAAAGTAGAAAATTACAAGTAAAGTCACATATTAGGTTCTACCTACCGTATTCATTGTGATCAAAATGAGAAACAAAAAATCATATATTAATAGTAATACCTTAATCAatcaaattatgaagaaaaaagtaAATTATGTACCATAATCAAGGTCCCAAATAAAGATAAATATGTTTACATGAGCTTTAACAACAATCAATTTAAACAGGTATAGCGTAATGAACAATGTGCCTTACTTATTTGGGTTATCATTAATCATAAGTTTATTTTTGCCTACGCAATTTAAACTCGTCATCATAGTTGATATACCTTTTGCTTGTTACCAAACTCTTTAAATTTTGACTTTATTTGATATGAAAAGTTGAGTGAGACAATGAAGATTTTGAAAGTGTTACCATGGTGGAATATATTGACTTATTTGCTCTTATGGGTCCATCCTTTACTTTAATTCAAGATGCATCTTGAAAAATCATGAACCTTAAATTCATATCGTGCTATGCTTCCTTTGGGGAATTGAGAATAATGTGAAGAACAGCTAGACAAATATAAGATGGAAGACAATAGGAGAACCACTattcaattttcccaaatgatgtGTCTAAAATCTCATAGCAAATTTTTTGACCTAATAAATTTGTAGGGTTACTAATCCTAACTAATGGGTTGAGAGCTGGATTGAGATGAATGGTTTGTATTGACGAGGAGCAAGCTAAAGAACACTATTGATCGATAAATTATAAGGttgtatatataaatatttgataTGCAAATCAATTAGAGAAGTAGTGGCGTGGAAGGTATTGGAATGAGATGCATATTTTTTCCTTAATTTCGCAATATTTATATAGATGTTTCTAAATGATTGAAATTATGATTGTAGTTATAATTTCACAATTTTTGTAATTGTCTTATGCAAATTGCAGATAATGAGTAGGGTGAAAATATGTCACGTTAGGTTAAATTTTAGAAGGTTTGAGTctgatttatgataaatttaaaaGGCTTGAGTATGATCTATGgtctattataaattttattttttagtctgGCCTGACCTTTTAAAAAGTCTGGTCTAGTCTGAAAGTTTATTTAAAAGCGAGGGTTACTAAAGGCACACTATGGATTGCTACCACAccctatgaaaaaaataaaaatgtcccCAGATTTTGGAGATAAATCTCTGGATGTATCCAAAGCACAACCAAAAGATAAACGTTTCAGATTCAGTCCCTTAGGctacattaaaaaaaacacgaaAATGCATCTTCGCAAAACTTTCAACGTCTATATTGGGCACTTCCtacttctggagatgcatcttcggacgATACTTAATCAAATGGGCGCCATAGCCCTTTCTCCTTTGTCACTTCTCATAAAACCCTCAAGCTCTCCAACTCGCATCTCTCAAAATCTCTCAACTCACATTCGCTCAAGATCATTCAAGACACTTCCGAATCTTCTTCCATCAACATCAAAATTATCAAAGAGCTCTCATTCAACATCAAACTCCAGTTACATTAGGtaagtttttatttttctaagTTTTCATTTTCCGACAAAACATTTTCGGAATACCTCGGGGAAGCGAATCCGGTGAGGTCGCAACTATTTAGGGTACCTTCCTCTCTGACGTAGGCCTCAGAGGAAGATATTGAATAGATTGGGGGATTCAGGTGACACGATTATGGAATGTGTGCACTTAAGAagaatgtcttgcttatccctcatatGGGAGCCCCTATTTAAAGTAAAATCCTTGGTCTAATGACCGTTAATTAGCTTCGTAAAAATTCTAACCGTCCATAAGTATTTGTAACGTCTTCATTAATCACGCGTAATCGACTCCATGAATGGATTGTAACGTATTATGACCATTGATCCCTCTGTTCCCGACCAGACCATGATAGCTCCGGGCTATCATCACGACTTTTGGATTTAGATGCTTTAGCAGTAGCTCGACTTCTACTTCTTAGTATTGCTCGACACGTCCGACCTGGGCACCCGGCCTAGAGAATTATTTTTGTTGCAGGACCATGATGCTTTAAAATTCATCAACCATGGCCGAAAGATTTTGATTCTATAGGTGCCTAATCAGCAATGGTTTATGGATGTGTTACAACAATATGGGATGAGAGATTTGATCAGTACCAATTATGTTACGGTTAACTGCGGTATGTTGCATGTGTTTGTAGAGAGATGACACTCATAGACGTCATCATTTCATCTCCCACATGGTGAGATGTCTATCACACCAGACGATATCTCGTTCCTACCCCATCTTCCGATCAGGAAGAGATTCTTAGAACACAACAGGATGACAAAGATGAGGCACTGGTGATATTGGTATAATATATGGGAGATGACCCAGAGAAAGCCATGATGGTCTCGAGGGGATCATGATAGATTTCAATACATGAAGAAGGTGTATATACATCATTTCCTTAATGCAAAGCAAGCTATTGGTGATGTTGAGAAAGTTGCACACCATAGAGTATGCCCTATTGGAGCATACCTATTGTATTTAATTAGCACAACCATCTTAGTGGACAAGAGTGCCACATATGTCGATGTGGTATACCTGCGATACTTTAATGAATTGGATCAGGTCCATGAGTACAATTGGGGGGTACTTGTTTAGTAAACCTGTACTCCAAATTAGGCGAATGTTGTATGTGGAagaagaaataggtttcaagcaCCATCACACTTTTGGCAGTAATATTTATGTATCATTTAGTGTCATTTTCGTAATACTTAAAATATACGTTCATTTTTGCATCTTTTGCTAATTATTTAAACTTACAATTTCCAAAATTGGATTCTCTAGTACTTTTCACACATATCTGGAAGGACAT encodes:
- the LOC131627878 gene encoding uncharacterized protein LOC131627878; amino-acid sequence: MVLITTVTYRYNINGGHSKLMKAERGIRQGDPISPYLFVIVMEYMSMLLHQMQLNPNYNHHSKCVLSDSTGLVVNPSKFQVYMGAINEITKQQILNVTGFKEGKLPFRYLGVPLTCKKLSVAHYLPLIDKILNRLQHWSSRLLSHACRMQLVKAVGFAIANYWLQYFPIPKSVLQKIQSACKTFIWTGGTSPSRKSSVSWKTMCKPRVKGGLNILDLDSWNTITMMKLLWDLRKKTVCLWVKWMSMYFLKGKDPMSMVANNNSSWISKGILNARHVIPEVQSCWDKSINGNKFRMGEFYKGLMSQATNVDLRSILEGNIARPRAVFYLWLACHKRLATKTRLKKFGVVIDSKCCFFQEEETLDHLLFGCEPMKYIWTKVLQWIHVDRHPR